In one Diabrotica virgifera virgifera chromosome 5, PGI_DIABVI_V3a genomic region, the following are encoded:
- the LOC114326123 gene encoding uncharacterized protein LOC114326123: protein MFKLIHKTLLQRRIKGTLNVQSLRTFLSPAYYCQEVWDRRLNSPILQKVNNDEFFYELDQKYQRTRELSAVDVDIFVNSIKNGHYVDELLDIVHKLRLTAETCNMLSSTNHAVLRTLLQHSSMETIANVLDDRLNYGIFLDYYTANLLMDICWKKNDFTSGARIASQLMLQEEVEHPVSKNLSLLHCYNYLLKPEGWPEYQKPEEPEEEVKVRVKFLRNPYDDEHFDLRDPNKIVGKTLAMFTKGNDDPLNKSFNILGNTLFGKIDKVNASIKDCQTKNIAIIKEVIELLPSESEVKELVKSLKQESLNVQEILKKNIESAVQGSSERDIAEQCKIFEQWEEDRMKALETQRERLSKIRRLKNIEDIQKELREKETRLWFFEKEEQIELTIEDGQAVVSKEDKVVKEETDENYVPPEVQRRRSS from the coding sequence atgtttaaattaataCATAAAACTTTATTACAACGTAGAATTAAAGGCACTCTAAATGTTCAAAGCCTACGAACATTTTTATCTCCGGCATATTATTGTCAAGAAGTATGGGATCGCAGACTGAACTCCCCAATTTTACAGAAAGTAAATAATGATGAATTTTTCTATGAATTAGATCAGAAGTATCAAAGAACGAGAGAATTAAGTGCTGTTGACGTAGATATATTCGTAAATTCGATTAAAAATGGTCACTATGTTGATGAATTGTTAGATATTGTTCACAAACTTCGATTGACTGCAGAAACTTGTAATATGTTAAGTTCCACAAATCATGCTGTACTACGGACATTACTACAGCATTCTAGCATGGAAACCATAGCAAACGTACTAGACGATAGGTTAAATTATGGAATATTTCTCGATTACTACACAGCTAATCTATTAATGGATATCTGCTGGAAGAAAAATGATTTTACCTCTGGAGCCAGGATAGCGAGTCAGTTAATGCTGCAGGAAGAAGTTGAACATCCCGTTAGCAAGAATTTGTCTCTGTTGCATTGTTACAATTATCTGTTAAAACCAGAAGGTTGGCCAGAATATCAAAAACCCGAAGAACCAGAAGAAGAGGTTAAAGTTAGAGTTAAATTCTTACGAAATCCCTATGACGATGAACATTTTGACTTAAGGGATCCAAACAAAATCGTAGGTAAAACGTTAGCGATGTTTACCAAAGGAAATGATGATCCTTTAAATAAATCGTTCAATATTTTGGGTAATACTCTTTTTGGTAAGATTGATAAAGTTAACGCCAGTATTAAAGATTGCCAAACAAAGAATATTGCAATAATAAAGGAAGTAATAGAGTTGTTGCCCTCAGAAAGCGAAGTTAAAGAATTGGTAAAGAGTTTAAAACAAGAATCCTTGAATGTAcaagaaatattgaaaaaaaatattgaaagcgCTGTACAAGGGTCGTCTGAAAGAGATATAGCTGAGCAATGTAAAATTTTTGAACAGTGGGAAGAAGATAGAATGAAAGCCCTGGAGACGCAAAGAGAAAGGTTATCAAAGATCAGAAGGCTTAAAAATATAGAAGACATACAGAAAGAGCTCAGAGAAAAGGAAACTAGGCTGTGGTTCTTTGAAAAAGAGGAGCAAATTGAGTTAACAATTGAAGATGGTCAAGCAGTTGTTTCAAAAGAAGATAAAGTAGTGAAAGAAGAGACTGATGAGAATTATGTTCCTCCAGAAGTCCAGCGTAGAAGAAGTAGTTAA